From Calonectris borealis chromosome 7, bCalBor7.hap1.2, whole genome shotgun sequence, one genomic window encodes:
- the PPRC1 gene encoding peroxisome proliferator-activated receptor gamma coactivator-related protein 1 isoform X1 yields MFGGAGGAAVSLAAVCGAGCREPTCAAEEISAGSGALQSVYLAPRAPRQCFSLEEDDLNLTSLDAETILEAEEILGTMQNYLDSSVISIIEDLSLSEQSKACLDAQNELSLLTAITEILDSTDDETLSPFDTIMDAELLTSPRERENPSFQKFLSLSRPSLECESPALEQPKALRPVSSSSSVPVIGKTDTDLAWDHATHGLEDPVLPKKQVCSTPRMERKLGWHRAREQPLPQRSDGEEEEEEAALSPELDSSMEAAEFCVSGAGAALEEREDPCIINTGDVSLSELVKSMHPYCLPTFTVCLDPETEPVAKELLSGPVLLEIVPGEGESVEIPVVLQPLAPSFPNQEPQVPGAEEGTGESIPEDREELPGAPAQENGMEEEKEEKPPGKEPSCTTPESTSPPETAAPRAWSPDSSSRRSTEAPAGSKREGTEKGRGRERARKSRKKKAEEDQSEQARPGRDCMAHRLRSAGSGQPPGQPPTSRRRAARPSVQVSDFLAQQLERAQKEGQMELRAEWPPRPRGRPRSAAGASLPEKAQRELQKEPAPEAVSVAPEKAESVVPPEKTAPNAEELPAVAHPGPVDPAEGEGDAQPAAGQGSGVSEAACPLSERGVRLEPPQSLPAVELSEGLPKEAKPKALSLREYRIRMLHRQPSPGSRKDGEKQAASKWPSVPEPPTELAEIPCLVSPVRPTTEAAGAQKSPEKPASPTAVPSPGGKAPATPASAPAPATAPPPPSTPMPFVTPNVPPAAGAAPAGMPSASAGAYALYPPVPSWPCFGPQPVGCHGLPPPPSAGSPGTFHMVPGLSPPAMAWPPPTVPPPPPFGPGGPYAPVGWAPPSYWPGMPMPPPVPPLAYGDPGAALQGTATFPASGHPSVALLHGQPRTAPALSCPEPPAFPAQPPATPASDTGAAGGPARPATGRVSDPRRQARLAGESSLPKAPPAPAPAPSAAAAQPSRVPPAAPAQHTAAPQAAPTQLLEEPQAATPTQLPKAPPAAIHCPAEVSPGTGPVGECPGTHSVEEAAGPGKGAVEKALPEPRAAAGQEPPDHKATSQAAAPPPKVGRESSLPTKAPAARPWRHQPLLNPAQPSDSSKDIVQAFISEIGIEATDLSSLLEQFEKSEAKKEMAPVHPPKDRRPAGSSGLETQQDRKPPDGLQASELANVAGLTPPATPPHQLWKPLPAVSLLAKAKSPGSVPQEGPQKTAKLTKAKLLPQSKLQGKSPALAPAGSAPSHVCSGDHDYCIPGVVRPESNGSPSTQPPTEGGSRWNVKHHRDITIKPISSLTKRTLDQPKPTPPDPTTTPTGPSQEPLGTACLAPLDYRTSVPNKATAGCSSPPTSVLLSPAASPCRDQEMRTPSAQPSHAAAKRSLRCYRRPRDSPSPSASSWRAGRSRASRSFSSSSDGASESSSSSSSSSSRSRSRSFSPPPKRWRRYRSRCSHSSSSRSSCGSCGRSRDRSSSSSSTSSYSSRSTSRSQSRSRSPSPRRRSNRRRRYSYDAQDHYQRQRILQKERAIEERRVVFIGKIPSRMTRSELRHRFSVFGDIEECTLHFRSEGDNYGFVTYRYAEEAFAAIESGHKLRRPDEQPFDLCFGGRRQFCRRNYADLDSNREDFDPAPVKSKFDSLDFDTLLRQAQRSLRR; encoded by the exons atgtttgggggtgctgggggtgcggcAGTGAGCTTAGCCGCTGTTTGCGGCGCAGGCTGTCGGGAGCCCACGTGCGCTGCAGAGGAGATCAGCGCTGGTAGCGGTGCTTTGCAAAGTGTTTACCTGGCTCCCCGTGCTCCTCGGCAGTGCTTTTCCCTCGAGGAGGACGACCTGAACTTAACGTCGCTGGATGCAGAAACCATCCTGGAGGCCGAAGAGATCCTGGGGACGATGCAGAACTATCTTGACTCCTCTGTGATCTCCATCATCGAGGACCTCTCTCTGAGCGAG CAGAGCAAGGCCTGCCTGGATGCGCAGAACGAGCTGTCCCTGCTGACTGCCATCACCGAGATCCTGGACAGCACGGACGACGAGACCCTGTCCCCCTTCGACACCATCATGGACGCGGAGCTGCTGACTTCACCTCGGGAGCGGGAGAATCCCTCA TTTCAGAAGTTTCTCAGCTTATCCCGGCCGTCACTGGAGTGCGAGAGCCCTGCCCTGGAGCAGCCCAAGGCTCTCAGGcctgtgagcagcagcagcagcgtccCTGTGATCGGGAAG ACCGACACAGACCTGGCTTGGGACCATGCCACTCACGGCCTCGAGGACCCAGTGCTGCCGAAGAAGCAAGTCTGCAGCACCCCGAGGATGGAGAGGAAGCTGGGCTGGCACCGGGCCCGAGAGCAGCCCCTGCCACAGCGCAGTGacggggaggaagaggaggaggaggctgccctgagcccagagctggacagcAGCATGGAGGCTGCAGAGTTTTgtgtgagtggggctggggcggcGCTGGAGGAGCGTGAAGACCCCTGCATCATCAACACGGGTGACGTGTCCCTGAGCGAGCTGGTAAAGTCCATGCACCCCTACTGCCTGCCCACTTTCACTGTGTGCCTGGACCCTGAGACCGAGCCCGTGGCCAAGGAACTCCTGAGCGGTCCCGTCTTGCTGGAAATTGTGCCTGGTGAGGGGGAGAGCGTGGAGATCCCCGTGGTGCTGCAGCCGCTGGCCCCCAGCTTCCccaaccaggagccccaggtccCGGGAGCAGAGGAGGGTACTGGAGAGTCAATCCCAGAGGATCGAGAGGAGCTGCCAGGAGCTCCAGCCCAGGAaaatgggatggaggaggagaaggaggagaaaccGCCTGGGAAGGAGCCCTCCTGCACTACCCCGGAGAGCACGTCCCCACCAGAGACAGCAGCACCCAGAGCCTGGAGCCCTGACAGCAGCTCCCGGCGCAGCACAGAGGCACCGGCAGGCAGCAAACGCGAGGGCACCGAGAAGGGACGCGGCCGCGAGAGAGCAAGGAAGAGtcggaaaaagaaagcagaggaggacCAAAGCGAGCAGGCCAGGCCAGGCAGGGACTGCATGGCCCACCGGCTCCGCTCAGCCGGCTCCGGGCAGCCCCCTGGCCAGCCGCCCACcagccggcggcgggcagcgcgtcCCTCCGTCCAGGTCTCGGACTTCCTGGCACAGCAGCTGGAGCGAGCTCAGAAGGAGGGGCAGATGGAGCTGCGTGCCGAGTGGCCACCACGGCCCCGGGGCAGGCCCCGGAGCGCGGCAGGGGCCTCCCTGCCTGAGAAAGCGCAGCGGGAGCTGCAGAAGGAGCCAGCGCCAGAAGCGGTGAGCGTAGCCCCAGAGAAGGCTGAGAGCGTGGTGCCTCCGGAGAAGACTGCACCAAATGCGGAGGAGTTGCCAGCAGTGGCACATCCTGGCCCCGTGGACCCGGCTGAGGGCGAGGGGGATGCGCAGCCGGCTGCCGGACAGGGCAGCGGGGTCTCGGAGGCTGCCTGTCCTCTCTCAGAGCGAGGTGTGaggctggagcccccccagagccTGCCGGCAGTGGAGCTGAGCGAGGGCCTGCCCAAAGAAGCCAAGCCCAAGGCCCTGAGCCTGCGGGAATACCGCATCCGCATGCTGCACCGCCAGCCCAGCCCGGGCAGCAGGAAGGACGGAGAGAAGCAAGCGGCCAGCAAGTGGCCCAGCGTCCCCGAGCCTCCGACCGAGCTGGCGGAGATCCCCTGCCTGGTGTCGCCCGTGCGCCCCACCACCGAGGCGGCTGGCGCTCAGAAGAGCCCAGAGAAACCCGCCAGCCCCACCGCTGTCCCTTCTCCTGGTGGCAAAGCTCCTGCCACTCCAGCTTCAGCTCCAGCACCCGCCACGGCTCCACCACCCCCATCAACACCAATGCCTTTTGTCACGCCAAATGTGCCCCCAGCCGCTGGGGCGGCCCCCGCCGGGATGCCATCAGCCTCTGCCGGTGCTTATGCCCTTTACCCACCAGTGCCTTCCTGGCCCTGCTTCGGCCCGCAGCCCGTAGGCTGCCATGGTTTgcccccgccgcccagcgccggCTCCCCCGGTACTTTTCACATGGTGCCTGGCCTCTCGCCTCCGGCCATGGCCTGGCCCCCGCCGACCGTGCCGCCCCCACCTCCCTTTGGCCCCGGCGGCCCCTATGCCCCGGTAGGGTGGGCACCGCCATCCTACTGGCCAGGAATGCCCATGCCGCCTCCAGTGCCTCCCCTGGCATACGGGGACCCTGGAGCGGCGCTGCAGGGCACTGCCACCTTCCCGGCTAGTGGCCACCCCAGTGTGGCCCTCCTGCATGGGCAGCCTCGCACTGCCCCGGCACTCAGCTGCCCGGAGCCGCCAGCCTTCCCTGCCCAGCCGCCTGCCACCCCGGCCAGCGACACGGGGGCTGCAGGTGGCCCAGCCAGGCCGGCTACCGGCAGGGTGTCGGACCCCAGGAGGCAGGCACGGCTGGCGGGGGAGAGCTCTCTCCCCAAGGCCCCTccggccccagcccctgccccatcgGCTGCCGCTGCCCAGCCCAGCAGggtccctcctgcagctccagcccagcacACGGCGgccccccaggctgcccccacCCAGCTTCTGGAGGAGCCCCAGGCTGCAACCCCCACCCAGCTCCCCAAGGCCCCCCCGGCTGCCATCCATTGCCCTGCGGAGGTGTCCCCTGGCACTGGCCCTGTTGGGGAGTGCCCTGGCACCCACTCTGTGGAGGAGGCTGCAGGGCCAGGCAAAGGGGCAGTGGAGAAAGCCCTGCCAGAGCCCAGGGCAGCTGCCGGGCAGGAGCCACCCGACCACAAAGCCACCTCCCAGGCTGCGGCACCACCACCGAAAGTGGGTCGAGAGAGCAGCCTGCCCACCAAGGCGCCCGCCGCACGGCCATGGAGGCACCAGCCGCTCCTcaacccagcacagcccagcgACAGCAGCAAGGACATCGTGCAAGCCTTCATCAGCGAGATCG GGATCGAAGCCACCGACCTGTCCAGCCTGCTGGAGCAGTTCGAGAAGTCTGAAG CCAAGAAGGAGATGGCtcccgtgcacccccccaaggaCAGGCGGCCGGCGGGGAGCTCCGG GCTGGAGACCCAGCAGGACAGGAAGCCCCCAGACGGCCTGCAGGCCTCTGAGCTGGCCAACGTGGCAG GCCTGACCCCCCCAGCAACGCCCCCCCACCAGCTCTGGAAGCCATTGCCCGCTGTctcgctgctggccaaggccaagtcGCCTGGGTCCGTGCCCCAGGAAGGGCCCCAGAAGACAGCCAAGCTGACGAAAGCCAAGCTGCTGCCCCAGAGCAAGCTCCAGGGGAAGAGCCCGGCGCTGGCCCCTGCCGGCTCAGCCCCCAGCCATGTCTGCTCAGGAGACCACGACTACTGCATCCCGGGTGTGGTGCGGCCGGAGAGCAACGGCAGCCCCAGCACGCAGCCCCCCACCGAGGGCGGCTCCCGCTGGAACGTCAAACACCACCGGGACATCACTATCAAACCCATCTCCTCCTTAACCAAACGGACGCTGGACCAGCCCAAGCCCACCCcgccagaccccaccaccacccccacggGGCCCAGCCAGGAGCCCCTGGGGACGGCCTGCCTAGCCCCCCTGGATTATCGGACTAGCGTCCCCAACAAGGCCACCGCCGGGtgcagcagcccccccacctcAGTGCTCCTGTCTCCAGCCGCATCCCCATGCCGGGACCAGGAGATGCGGactcccagtgcccagcccagccatgctgctgccaagaggtcccTGCGCTGCTACCGGAGACCCCGGGACTcgcccagcccctctgccagcagctggagggctggcaggagccgTGCCAGCCGCTCCTTCAGCTCCAGTTCAGATGGAGCTAGTGAGTCCTCATCTTCGTCTTCATCCTCGTCCTCCCGATCCCGGTCACGGTCATTCTCCCCACCACCCAAGCGGTGGCGAAG GTACCGCTCAAGATGTTCCCACAGCTCCTCCTCCCGCTCTAGCTGTGGGTCATGTGGCAGGTCCCGGGACAGgtcctcatcctcatcatcaaCGTCCTCCTACTCATCCAGGTCCACATCCCGCAGCCagtcccgctcccgctccccctcgcCCCGCAGGAGGAGTAACAGGCGGAGAAG ATACAGTTACGACGCACAGGACCACTACCAAAGGCAGAGGATCCTCCAGAAGGAACGTGCAATA GAGGAGCGGCGAGTTGTGTTTATTGGCAAGATCCCCAGCAGGATGACGCGGTCAGAGCTGCGGCACCGCTTCTCTGTGTTTGGGGACATCGAGGAGTGCACCCTGCACTTCCGCTCCGAGGG GGACAACTATGGCTTTGTCACCTACCGCTATGCCGAGGAAGCCTTCGCTGCCATCGAGAGCGGGCACAAGCTGCGGCGCCCGGACGAGCAGCCCTTCGACCTGTGCTTCGGCGGCCGCCGGCAGTTCTGCAGGAGGAACTATGCTGACTTGG ACTCAAACCGGGAGGATTTCGACCCAGCCCCTGTCAAGAGCAAGTTCGACTCCCTGGACTTCGACACGCTGCTGCGGCAGGCACAGCGCAGCCTGCGGAGGTAG